A genomic segment from Desulfuromonas sp. encodes:
- a CDS encoding 50S ribosomal protein L17 produces the protein MRHRKSGRRLGRNSSHRKAMLRNMVTSLLDKESITTTDARAKELRKLAEKMITLGKKGTLHARRQALEVVRDKKVVAKLFERLAPRYADRPGGYTRIVKLGYRSGDNAALSMIELVEEEFTPKPKKKKTEEKPAKKAAPKVEEAAVEEAPAEETPAEETPAEEAPAEEAPAEEAPAEEAPAEEAPAEEAPAEEAPAEEAPAEEAPAEEAPAEEAQAEEAPAEEDKKEK, from the coding sequence GGGCCGTAATTCAAGCCACCGCAAGGCCATGCTTCGCAATATGGTGACATCTCTGCTCGATAAAGAGAGTATCACAACTACCGATGCTCGCGCCAAGGAGCTGCGCAAGCTCGCCGAAAAGATGATCACGCTTGGCAAAAAAGGGACGCTGCATGCCCGGCGTCAGGCCCTTGAAGTCGTTCGCGACAAAAAGGTCGTGGCCAAACTTTTTGAGCGACTGGCACCCCGTTATGCCGACCGGCCGGGTGGTTATACCCGTATCGTCAAGCTCGGTTATCGTTCCGGTGATAACGCAGCACTGTCGATGATCGAATTGGTTGAGGAGGAATTTACACCGAAACCGAAAAAGAAGAAGACGGAAGAGAAACCGGCCAAGAAGGCTGCCCCGAAGGTTGAAGAGGCTGCCGTAGAAGAAGCACCGGCCGAGGAAACACCGGCCGAGGAAACACCGGCTGAGGAAGCACCGGCCGAGGAAGCACCGGCTGAGGAAGCACCGGCTGAGGAAGCACCGGCTGAGGAAGCACCGGCCGAGGAAGCACCGGCCGAGGAAGCACCGGCCGAGGAAGCACCGGCCGAAGAAGCACCGGCCGAAGAAGCACCGGCTGAAGAAGCACAGGCTGAAGAAGCACCGGCTGAAGAAGATAAAAAAGAAAAGTGA